In Trichoderma breve strain T069 chromosome 4, whole genome shotgun sequence, the following proteins share a genomic window:
- a CDS encoding phosphatidylinositol-specific phospholipase c, X domain-containing protein, which yields MSLTCGLFRRRSKSDEKKPRRTRTISIFDPSLDALKRMIKNATMISPIRLGDGDPTLSRRNTLTREHSMTPEMIDILERVYDDLRTDEPELSKEAFIKFIIETQGETMVQLDKEQYTLGQFLYVLAHEYRWEAIRKPSQKDYSKPITNYFINSSHNTYISGNQLASKTSPEAYMNVLKKGGRCIEIDVWNGDDIPVGGESKSPSGNGHSRAISGISGSSLPYAAAAVFEKMEDKLEAAKDTAKGYLGNSSGGRSRSTSTNSRTMTDDTSSSSSNVYLAPVVNVSSDKLEIPRLSRTRQSLPRGEPIVTHGWTFTTPCGFREVCETIRDHAFAHGNDLPIIISLEVHADHNQQEVMATIMKEVWGDMLVQQPYEGCDPKFRVPTLDDLRCKIMVKVKRTEDDGSTSDDEHAPRLRAAASSPAGALPQQDENGKVTICKPLSDLAVYTRSERFKSLSTPQAKQPTHIFSISEDRILELHEKFPREVFTHNKNFFMRAFPAGRRINSSNPDPSLFWRRGVQMVAMNWQNMDEGMMLNEAMFAGEDGWVLKPAAYQGADKASVTLDHAAKHTLDLSITFFAGHNIPLEDGEEDTSRSRSALRPVVKAELHIGEDDKDGHEHSYKQHTKTAKSSNPVFMSSSQHKDAGDKLQFLNIPKVVEELSFIRLKIEDNSHTVSSPCLAWACIRLDRLQRGYRFIRLFDMKGNEILGGKLLVKVEKVLR from the exons ATGTCTCTCACCTGCGGGCTCTTT CGCCGTCGTTCCAAGTcggacgagaagaagccgcGGCGGACCCGcaccatttccatcttcGACCCGAGTCTCGATGCCCTCAAGCGAATGATCAAGAACGCCACCATGATCTCCCCGATAAGGCTCGGTGATGGCGACCCGACCCTTTCCCGCCGCAACACATTGACACGCGAGCATTCCATGACACCTGAAATGATTGACATCCTAGAGAGAGTATACGACGACCTACGAACCGACGAGCCTGAGCTATCCAAAGAAGCATTCATCAAATTCATCATAGAGACCCAGGGCGAAACCATGGTCCAGCTGGATAAAGAACAATACACTCTGGGACAGTTCCTCTACGTCTTGGCACACGAGTATCGCTGGGAAGCCATCCGGAAGCCATCACAAAAGGATTACTCGAAGCCCATCACAAACTACTTCATCAACAGCAGTCATAATACTTACATCAGCGGCAACCAATTGGCTTCGAAAACTTCTCCAGAGGCATACATGAATGTCCTAAAGAAGGGCGGTCGTTGTATCGAAATCGACGTCTGGAATGGTGACGATATTCCGGTCGGCGGCGAATCCAAATCCCCATCTGGCAACGGTCATTCGAGGGCCATTTCTGGCATATCCGGCAGCTCTCTCCCCTATGCGGCCGCTGCCGTcttcgagaagatggaagacaAGCTCGAAGCCGCCAAGGACACTGCCAAGGGCTATCTCGGGAACTCAAGTGGCGGACGTTCAagaagcaccagcaccaacaGCAGAACCATGACCGACGACAcatcatccagctccagcaacgTATACCTTGCCCCGGTGGTCAACGTCTCCAGCGACAAGTTGGAGATCCCCCGCCTCTCGAGGACTCGACAGTCTCTGCCACGGGGAGAGCCCATCGTCACCCACGGATGGACATTTACGACTCCCTGTGGATTCCGCGAGGTGTGCGAGACGATCCGTGACCATGCCTTTGCTCATGGCAATGACCTGCCCATCATTATTAGCTTGGAGGTCCACGCAGACCACAACCAGCAAGAGGTCATGGCGACAATCATGAAGGAGGTCTGGGGAGATATGCTTGTCCAGCAGCCTTACGAGGGCTGCGATCCCAAGTTCAGAGTACCCACGTTGGACGACCTCCGGTGCAAGATCATGGTCAAAGTCAAGCGC ACAGAGGACGACGGCTCGACCTCGGACGATGAGCACGCCCCTCGTCTCCGAgcagccgcttcttctcccgccGGGGCACTCCCTCAGCAGGATGAGAACGGCAAGGTGACGATATGCAAGCCCTTGAGCGACCTCGCCGTCTACACCCGCAGCGAGCGATTCAAGAGCCTCAGCACCCCTCAGGCGAAGCAGCCCACCcacatcttctccatcagcGAGGACCGGATTCTGGAGCTGCACGAGAAGTTCCCGCGCGAGGTCTTTACGCACAACAAGAACTTCTTCATGAGGGCCTTCCCGGCCGGACGAAGGATCAACAGCTCCAACCCGGACCCGAGCCTCTTTTGGCGAAGAGGCGTGCAGATGGTGGCCATGAACTGGCAGAACATGGACGAGGGCATGATGCTCAACGAGGCCATGTTCGCCGGCGAGGACGGCTGGGTCCTCAAGCCCGCGGCGTACCAGGGCGCCGACAAGGCCAGCGTCACGCTGGACCACGCCGCCAAGCACACGCTGGACCTCTCCATCACCTTCTTCGCAGGCCACAACATTCCgctcgaggatggcgaagaagacaCTTCGCGCAGCAGGAGCGCCCTCCGCCCCGTCGTCAAGGCCGAGTTGCACATTGGCGAGGACGACAAGGACGGCCACGAGCACTCTTACAAGCAGCACACAAAGACGGCCAAGTCATCCAACCCCGTATTCATGTCCAGCTCGCAGCACAAGGACGCCGGCGACAAGTTGCAGTTTCTCAACATTCCcaaggtggtggaggagttGAGCTTCATCCG ACTCAAAATTGAGGACAACTCGCACACCGTTAGTTCACCGTGTCTCGCCTGGGCATGCATCCGCCTTGACCGGCTGCAACGAGGGTACCGCTTCATCCGCCTCTTCGACATGAAGGGCAACGAAATCCTTGGCGGCAAGCTGCTTGTCAAGGTCGAAAAGGTGTTACGGTAA